The following proteins are encoded in a genomic region of Microtus ochrogaster isolate Prairie Vole_2 chromosome 5, MicOch1.0, whole genome shotgun sequence:
- the Slc26a6 gene encoding solute carrier family 26 member 6, producing the protein MPASFSAWRHLRAGSGLPRELSEPRHLSYLEAMGLSDGSDHGTQQTQALLSTTQEMELQRRDYHVERPLLDQEQLEDLGHWGPVTKTYQWRAWFRCSRARAHALLLHYVPVLGWLPRYPVRDWLLGDLLSGLSVAIMQLPQGLAYALLAGLPPMFGLYSSFYPVFVYFLFGTSRHISVGTFAVMSVMVGGVTESLTADEAFVQGLNATVDDARVQVAYTLSFLVGLFQVGLGLVHFGFVVTYLSEPLVRSYTTAASVQVLVSQLKYVFGIKLNSHSGPLSVIYTVLEVCAKLPQTVPGTLVTALVAGVVLVLVKLLNEKLKRYLPLPIPGELLTLIGATGISFGAQLRERFQVDVVGNITTGLIPPVPPKTELFATLVGNAFAIAVVGFAIAISLGNIFALRHGYRVDSNQELVALGLSNLIGSFFQCFPVSCSMSRSLVQEGTGGNTQVAGAVSSLFILLIILKLGELFRDLPKAVLAAVIIVNLKGMMKQFSDICSLWKANRVDLLIWLVTFVATILLNLDIGLAVSIVFSLLLVVIRMQLPHYSILGQVPDTDIYRDVAEYSGAKEVPGVKVFRSSATIYFANAELYCDSLKQKCGVDVDHLVSQKKKRIKKQEMKMKRMKKAKKSQKQDAPSKIASVSVNINTGFEDIKSNDVEGSEAKVYRREELEDAVTSSQEDVKAPTVNTLKSLGLPQPDFHTLILDLSTLSFVDTVCIKTLKNIFHDFREIEVEVYIAACYSPVVTQLEAGHFFDDSITKQHLFASVHDAVTFALHHRKPGPKSPVLATKL; encoded by the exons ATGCCGGCCTCGTTCTCGGCCTGGCGCCACCTTCGCGCCGGCAGTGGCCTCCCGCGGGAGCTGTCAGAGCCGCGGCACTTGAGCTATCTGGAGGCCATGGGGCTGTCCGATGGGTCCG ACCACGGGACACAGCAGACACAGGCACTGCTGTCTACCACACAAGAAATGGAGCTGCAGAGACGAGATTACCATGTGGAGAGGCCTCTGCTGGACCAGGAGCAGCTAGAGGATCTGGGACACTGGGGCCCGGTGACCAAGACCTACCAGTGGCGAGCTTGGTTTCG GTGCTCCCGTGCTCGGGCCCATGCTCTTCTGCTCCATTACGTTCCGGTCTTGGGCTGGTTACCCCGCTATCCTGTGCGAGACTGGCTCCTGGGTGACCTGTTGTCTGGCCTGAGCGTGGCCATCATGCAGCTTCCACAGG GCTTAGCCTACGCCCTCCTGGCGGGATTGCCTCCTATGTTTGGCCTGTACAGTTCTTTTTACCCCGTCTTCGTCTATTTCCTATTTGGTACCTCTCGACACATCTCTGTGG GGACCTTTGCTGTCATGTCTGTGATGGTGGGCGGCGTGACAGAATCCTTGACTGCGGACGAGGCCTTCGTGCAAGGCTTGAACGCCACAGTTGATGATGCCCGGGTGCAGGTGGCCTACACGCTCAGTTTCCTGGTTGGCCTCTTCCAG GTGGGGCTGGGCCTGGTGCACTTCGGCTTTGTGGTCACCTACCTGTCGGAGCCTCTGGTCCGCAGCTACACCACAGCCGCCTCTGTGCAAGTCCTCGTCTCACAGCTCAAGTATGTGTTTGGCATCAAACTGAACAGTCACTCTGGGCCACTGTCCGTTATCTAT ACAGTGCTGGAGGTCTGCGCTAAGCTGCCCCAGACGGTGCCCGGCACCCTGGTCACGGCACTTGTAGCAGGAGTGGTGCTTGTGTTGGTGAAGCTGTTGAATGAGAAGCTGAAGCGCTATCTGCCCCTGCCCATACCTGGGGAACTGCTCACG CTCATTGGGGCCACCGGTATTTCCTTCGGTGCTCAACTCCGTGAAAGATTCCAGGTAGACGTGGTGGGCAACATCACCACAGG GCTGATACCCCCGGTGCCACCCAAGACAGAGTTGTTTGCCACACTCGTGGGAAATGCCTTTGCCATTGCTGTGGTTGGCTTTGCCATCGCCATCTCGCTTGGGAATATTTTTGCCCTGAGGCATGGCTACCGCGTGGACAGTAACCAG GAGCTGGTGGCCCTTGGCCTCAGCAACCTCATTGGCAGCTTCTTCCAGTGTTTCCCCGTGAGCTGCTCCATGTCTCGGAGCCTGGTACAGGAGGGTACCGGGGGCAACACACAG GTTGCCGGAGCCGTATCCTCCCTTTTCATCCTCCTCATTATCCTCAAACTCGGGGAACTCTTCCGAGACCTGCCCAAG GCCGTCCTGGCAGCTGTGATTATTGTGAATCTAAAGGGCATGATGAAGCAGTTCTCTGACATCTGCTCTCTTTGGAAGGCAAATCGAGTGGACCTG CTAatctggctggtgacctttgtggcTACCATCCTGCTGAACCTGGATATTGGCCTGGCGGTTTCCATAGTGTTCTCCCTGCTGCTCGTGGTGATCCGAATGCAGCT GCCCCATTACTCTATCCTGGGGCAGGTGCCAGATACGGATATTTATAGAGACGTGGCAGAATACTCAGGG GCCAAGGAGGTCCCTGGTGTGAAGGTCTTTCGCTCCTCAGCCACCATTTACTTTGCCAATGCTGAGCTCTACTGTGACTCGCTGAAGCAAAAG TGTGGTGTGGACGTGGACCACCTCGTCTCCCAGAAAAAGAAGCGAATCAAAAAACAGGAGATGAAGATGAAGCGAATGAAGAAAGCCAAGAAGTCTCAGAAGCAG GATGCCCCTTCCAAGATCGCCTCAGTTTCAGTCAACATCAACACTGGCTTCGAAGACATCAAAAGCAATGATGTGGAGGGTTCCGAGGCCAAG GTGTACCgaagggaggagctggaggatgcAGTCACCAGCAGTCAAGAAGATGTCAAGGCCCCAACCGTAAACACACTGAAGTCCCTGGGCCTACCCCAGCCAGACTTCCATACCCTCATCCTAGACCTGAGCACTCTCTCCTTCGTGGACACCGTGTGCATTAAGACCCTGAAGAAC ATTTTCCATGACTTCCGGGAGATCGAGGTGGAAGTGTACATCGCTGCCTGTTACA GTCCTGTGGTCACCCAGCTTGAGGCTGGACACTTCTTCGATGACTCTATCACTAAGCAGCATCTTTTTGCCTCTGTCCATGACGCTGTGACCTTTGCCCTCCACCACCGGAAGCCTGGCCCTAAGAGCCCTGTTTTG GCCACCAAACTCTGA
- the Tmem89 gene encoding transmembrane protein 89, with the protein MLYSLFLVPLLSLLVMPVPSHAWSRPLWYQVGLDLQPWGCQPNGLDGCRSSLGCPGYWMALGGSRIYPVAGITITTTMMLVISRMMFQRWRSQVIKDQLPQVTPSPCRHWKRQVAVVSDRTLVLRVLHMLDAILLHIEGHLQRLASQEQIQIKGTPTQSG; encoded by the exons ATGCTGTACTCACTGTTCTTAGTGCCATTGCTGTCCCTGCTGGTGATGCCTGTCCCTAGCCATGCCTGGTCACGGCCCCTCTGGTACCAAGTGGGACTGGACTTGCAGCCATGGGGCTGCCAGCCAAATGGCCTGGATGGCTGCAGGAGCAGTCTGGGCTGCCCTGGTTACTGGATGGCCCTGGGAGGAAGTCGCATCTACCCCGTGGCTGGCATCACAATCACCACCACTATGATGCTGGTTATCAGCCGTATGATGTTCCAGCGGTGGCGATCTCAGGTCATTAAGGATCAG CTCCCACAGGTGACTCCCAGTCCCTGCAGACACTGGAAACGGCAGGTGGCCGTTGTCTCAGACCGCACCCTGGTCCTCAGGGTCCTCCACATGCTGGATGCCATCCTGCTCCACATTGAGGGCCACCTGCAGCGCCTGGCTTCCCAGGAACAAATTCAAATAAAAGGAACCCCCACCCAGTCTGGGTGA